The proteins below are encoded in one region of Ostrea edulis chromosome 3, xbOstEdul1.1, whole genome shotgun sequence:
- the LOC130053589 gene encoding ankyrin-3-like, whose translation METMNANIPLDIASQNGHHSIVQTLLENGANVNHYTLERKSPLFHATENGHYDIVMFLLQKKAELNSCTNKGRNPLMQASSCGYENIVRELLSHGANVNEADVEGSTALYLASENGHIDIAKVLLANKADASLCNDVGLTPLYIASRFGHHIIVQELLQKDTKICGTSSKNPLLAASYFGHYKTVDILLQNRANVNVQNDDGDTPLITASRKGWCEIVKILLKFEADVNLYNEDDENALHCACFMGHTDIVKILLDHGMDIDGHDEYTPLQQALFGERMTTALFLLDHVANANIVTYGTSALYLACDAGFKELMNILLELNADVNPKNPDNSPADSPLLAAIRNGSFYITKELLRHGANIIKTNRHGGQSLLAMAVENQNLGIVKLLIEYGANVNEQDEYGTTALHASVYYTDTLDFMTILLNNNANTNVRNYIGTTPLMMALHKNPETKERVQALLTHGADINARDNFGCLPLHSACKWPDEHDVIPYLLNNGADINAQDENGETALYVTSFYGFLENVKTLVRYGADINLHTSVGLSPLDISMQNGYTDIEKFLKQNMNEEKNKREKKISSKLENNSVSVSQREVVLVRQNALAPVLGRRNNSMKLQKTWQQRNF comes from the coding sequence ATGGAAACGATGAATGCGAATATTCCATTGGATATTGCATCACAAAATGGTCACCATTCTATCGTTCAGACATTACTTGAAAATGGAGCAAATGTCAATCACTACACTTTAGAAAGGAAATCTCCATTGTTCCATGCAACTGAGAATGGTCATTATGATATAGTGATGTTTCTATTGCAAAAGAAAGCAGAACTGAATTCCTGCACAAACAAAGGAAGAAATCCATTGATGCAAGCTTCATCTTGTGGATATGAAAATATAGTTCGCGAACTTCTGAGTCATGGAGCTAATGTAAATGAAGCTGATGTCGAGGGAAGTACAGCACTTTATTTGGCCTCCGAAAATGGCCACATTGATATTGCAAAAGTGTTGTTGGCAAACAAAGCAGATGCTAGTCTGTGCAATGACGTTGGACTTACCCCACTGTATATTGCATCTCGATTTGGACATCATATAATTGTTCAAGAACTTTTGCAAAAGGATACCAAAATTTGTGGTACGTCCTCGAAAAACCCCCTACTAGCAGCGTCGTATTTTGGACATTACAAAACTGTTGACATTCTTTTGCAAAACAGGGCAAATGTTAACGTACAAAATGACGACGGAGATACTCCTTTGATAACCGCGTCCAGAAAGGGATGGtgtgaaatcgtgaaaattctTCTGAAGTTTGAAGCTGATGTCAATCTTTATAATGAAGATGATGAAAATGCTTTACACTGCGCTTGTTTTATGGGTCATACAGACATTGTTAAGATATTACTCGATCATGGTATGGATATCGATGGTCATGACGAATACACACCATTGCAGCAAGCTTTATTTGGGGAGCGTATGACTACTGCTTTGTTTCTGTTAGATCATGTCGCAAATGCGAACATTGTCACCTATGGTACAAGTGCTCTTTATTTGGCATGTGATGCCGGATTCAAGGAACTGATGAATATTCTTTTGGAACTAAATGCAGACGTCAATCCAAAGAACCCTGATAATTCCCCTGCAGATTCTCCTCTTTTGGCTGCCATCAGAAATGGATCTTTTTACATTACAAAAGAACTTTTACGTCATGGGGCCAATATCATAAAAACGAACAGACATGGCGGCCAAAGTTTGTTAGCGATGGCTGTTGAGAACCAAAATCTTGGGATAGTGAAGTTACTCATTGAATATGGCGCTAATGTCAACGAACAAGATGAATATGGAACCACAGCTCTGCATGCAAGCGTTTATTATACAGACACTCTAGATTTCATGACAATATTATTGAACAACAATGCCAATACGAATGTCAGGAACTATATTGGAACAACTCCATTAATGATGGCACTGCACAAAAATCCTGAGACGAAGGAACGAGTGCAGGCTCTCCTTACTCACGGAGCTGACATTAATGCCCGTGATAACTTTGGGTGTTTACCACTACACTCTGCTTGTAAATGGCCCGATGAACATGATGTTATTCCATATCTACTAAATAATGGCGCTGACATAAATGCTCAGGATGAAAATGGAGAAACTGCACTTTATGTGACATCCTTTTATGGCTTTCTTGAGAATGTGAAAACACTTGTTCGATACGGAGCAGACATTAACCTTCACACGAGCGTTGGTCTCAGTCCACTTGATATTTCCATGCAAAACGGATATACAGATATCGAAAAATTTCTCAAACAAAATATGAACGAAGAGAAGAATAAAAGGGAAAAGAAAATATCTTCCAAATTGGAAAACAACAGTGTTTCTGTTTCACAAAGAGAGGTTGTTTTGGTTAGACAGAATGCTTTAGCGCCAGTTCTTGGAAGGAGAAACAACTCTATGAAACTTCAGAAGACATGGCAGCAAAGAAATTTTTAG
- the LOC130053588 gene encoding uncharacterized protein LOC130053588, translating into MDERGFELAKEEKEKILKKHTDCSQCTDADVDELLKTEKSFPLISELLSASKTFEGNILAFYREPFVEIKKEILSLKDISKEQCMCLFILNVCGNRLTKENFEEKEDDYKHIESIHDDRENGVVNNDRKSEKGNNEKDIEKSNDCNGERIDNYKNDNKNDNEDGKNNNDNYELDKQMINDLLKAFKLPESTSKRTLFESLNQFRGHYFVKRIKDIFQITNGSFLRALTHIFCTSFPAQFLKYCPSNFFRTLTTSTAQSDIIPKVQLQDNYINLFVDIIQEDIKTGTFLDVFLSPWIRDKSVLTNLLLRFESMPYEKMIELTLNSKLNAHLKIAKPKVRKQMTGFSRLDLIGLSKEVSPIILSLVLNLDDLYHAMFTLIRNNANGSKYLNNAPLMSACCVNGREDLARLVLDIANDRKRCWSKRENIYPMHIAANFLNTDILDLALVGEHDVNMTTRTMESPFFLAAAAGKYALQNIPWTLKQELSNSSKTYDELVEENRLKILTLLWQRGADVNIHPDKSSSALAYACQKGDIDTIQFMIKSGASVKETNDENFGALHFASEVGNIEIVQLLLCSGADINICTSKGLTPLYLASFNGHADVVDMFLSKGTTQVLKDKSECNPFFVACKHGHERIVEMFLEYDPFVHCKLPDNTSALLAAVDNGHKEIVELLLKKMALMQILFKTIVK; encoded by the coding sequence ATGGATGAAAGGGGCTTTGAATTGGCTAAAGAGGAAAAAGAAAAGATATTAAAGAAGCATACAGATTGTTCACAATGTACCGATGCCGATGTCGATGAACTACTGAAAACTGAGAAATCATTTCCTTTAATATCTGAACTGCTTTCTGCCAGTAAAACATTTGAAGGAAATATACTTGCGTTTTACAGAGAACCttttgtagaaatcaaaaaAGAAATTCTATCTTTAAAAGACATTTCTAAAGAACAGTGTATGTGTTTGTTTATACTAAACGTGTGCGGAAATCGATTAACAAAGGAAAACTTTGAAGAGAAAGAAGATGACTACAAGCATATTGAGAGTATTCACGATGACAGAGAGAATGGGGTAGTCAATAATGACCGAAAAAGTGAAAAGGGAAACAATGAGAAAGACATTGAGAAGTCCAACGACTGCAACGGGGAAAGAATAGACAATTATAAAAATGACAACAAAAATGATAACGAGGATGGCAAGAACAATAATGATAACTATGAACTCGATAAACAGATGATAAATGACTTATTGAAAGCTTTCAAGCTTCCTGAAAGCACATCCAAAAGAACTCTCTTCGAAAGTTTAAATCAGTTTAGAGGTCATTACTTCGTGAAacgaattaaagatatttttcaaatcacaAATGGTTCTTTTCTGCGAGCATTGACTCATATATTTTGTACAAGCTTTCCAGCGCAATTCTTAAAATACTGCCCAAGTAATTTTTTTCGTACTTTGACAACATCAACTGCACAGTCGGATATCATTCCAAAAGTCCAATTACAAGataattatatcaatttatttgtgGATATAATTCAGGAAGATATAAAGACTGGCACATTTTTGGATGTTTTTCTGAGTCCTTGGATCCGGGATAAAAGCGTCTTGACCAATCTGCTTTTGCGATTCGAATCAATGCCATATGAAAAGATGATTGAGTTGACTCTCAACTCCAAATTAAATGCTCATCTGAAGATTGCAAAGCCCAAGGTACGAAAACAAATGACTGGCTTTTCTCGACTGGATTTGATTGGACTAAGTAAGGAAGTATCTCCAATAATTCTGTCACTTGTATTAAACCTGGATGACCTTTATCACGCCATGTTCACTTTGATAAGAAATAATGCAAATGGATCTAAATACTTGAATAATGCCCCTCTAATGAGTGCATGTTGTGTCAACGGACGAGAAGATCTTGCTAGGCTAGTTTTAGATATTGCAAATGACagaaaaagatgctggagtaaACGAGAAAATATCTACCCCATGCACATTGCTGCCAACTTCCTCAACACTGACATTTTAGACCTTGCTTTAGTTGGAGAGCATGATGTGAACATGACTACACGAACCATGGAATCACCTTTTTTCTTGGCAGCAGCAGCCGGAAAATACGCCCTCCAAAATATCCCCTGGACTCTCAAGCAAGAATTGAGCAACTCCTCTAAAACTTACGATGAATTGGTCGAGGAGAACCGTTTAAAGATCCTTACTCTTCTTTGGCAGAGAGGTGCAGATGTAAATATTCATCCAGATAAATCATCGTCTGCCCTTGCATATGCCTGTCAAAAAGGAGATATAGATACAATCCAGTTTATGATTAAGAGTGGTGCGAGTGTGAAAGAAACTAATGATGAAAACTTTGGCGCACTACATTTTGCTTCAGAAGTAGGAAATATTGaaattgttcagctgttgttgTGCAGTGGTGCAGATATCAATATCTGTACCTCAAAGGGTTTGACGCCGTTATATCTAGCATCATTCAATGGACATGCTGATGTAGTGGATATGTTTCTTTCTAAAGGAACCACCCAAGTATTGAAGGATAAATCAGAATGTAATCCATTCTTCGTAGCCTGCAAGCATGGTCATGAAAGGATTGTCGAAATGTTTTTAGAATATGATCCGTTCGTGCATTGCAAATTGCCTGATAACACTTCAGCTTTATTGGCGGCTGTTGATAATGGACACAAGGAAATTGTTGAATTGCTTCTAAAAAAAATGGCGCTGATGCAAATATTGTTCAAAACAATAGTAAAATAA
- the LOC125676428 gene encoding ankyrin-1-like, with amino-acid sequence MEDSDSDNDWNWMESLDPIQQHWAEENKTFVPTKASAFISEKLLTHDRIIITGSAGSGKSAIAQHIALKYAMENKRISYINALDEIEERIPNMAGTDIDIFVIDDPIGKYRFDPLAFRWWRRQRKQLKYFLRRGRKREKVAEDIRVLLTCRSDLIDDDSSLFFKDYTMINIDEDSLALTNDEKENILKSHISVSDLGENDIKLISESTKAFPTICQTVGCNENFQANINTFFQNPSELIRKEVLHLKENAKEKYLALFLIVIFNNSFVQDDFLLDCQENVVNDDENDDDDNGRLADINKGILTDMMTKFGFSETTSARSILSSMETLNGPFLKNIDGTFQFQNSLLFQTCVHLFCTEVYDIFLEYCDSSFFRKYVKTDLQNKGNLFVDIYLEDNFIGGFVKRIASDIYDGTFLDVFLCPWTNDERVIMAMEKILITKTTKDIMELTVNQALSKEDSGLKPYSKKERIVLRGFSKLDFIIYGDKISPIVLSLIFNHNRIFSAMFDKLKLDQISSSCLKKEPLLSAACANGNKHLVGKILEFYGKALPNVMWNDNEKIHAFHIAANFHHVDVMEMFLAKKQDVNITTTLNESPLFLALSVEMWYVKTSKQTDEERKQDGLLETLSLLIKNGANVNTHSENREHPLTLACSKVNIKATQLLLEHGADVNKVGISKIGGLHFAAMHGHADLVNLLLEKGADINLRTSKNQTALYFAARKGHPAIVEILLSRGADKELKTHTWNSPFFVACRYGHEKVVNLLLKFFSEDVKKSDRDECPPLHAAIESGKVEIVNLLLENGAKANAREERSMKSPLYLAAGLGKLSIVKLLLQKGVSIDIQTKDGCTPLIKTCKNGFCLVAQCLLANGANVDICDKRKWTPLLYASKYGHLDIVKLLLESKADMSLSTGNGEDPLYIASSWGHEEIVKELLKRKANGNTLSTGLRTPLSVAVKKGHKKVLEVLLLNGANVNQRVDHNDTSLIIAARENLLDIVNILLKNGADITLSDCEMENALHNACQTASNDVIETLLDAGLDINGPQCEGYSALHLALMNHNRQAALCLLEHNSDVNMISNGKTPISLACETGYYDVVEALLNKNVEVNPENDSRPLTPDPLSIAAGNGSLQIAQTLIRSKAIVNSRNSEGETPLFQATKQGHCRLMKLLIDNEARVNIQDKYGKTCLHLSVCKHKSDDMVLLLLKNNAAVNVCTKDGITALMMAIAGKQGVSEKRIRSIIEHGANVNAQDTFGKTALHRAAELGLGSVIETLLNNDANVNTCNQDGESALFIATKSGHANVVQLLLQNNAEVKVLSNSGESPFDIANRMEFHNISKLLQESAAIKADRGDSPKLDSKEDSITSKERKLVLVKCNPLGPALPRKRSPYKIPVRR; translated from the coding sequence ATGGAGGACTCTGATAGTGACAATGATTGGAATTGGATGGAATCACTGGATCCTATACAACAACATTGGGCCGAAGAGAACAAAACATTTGTTCCTACAAAAGCATCGGcatttatttctgaaaaactgCTAACACATGACAGAATTATTATAACAGGGTCAGCGGGATCAGGCAAATCTGCCATAGCGCAACACATCGCTCTCAAATATGCCATGGAGAATAAACGGATTTCCTACATCAATGCCTTGGACGAGATTGAAGAAAGAATTCCGAATATGGCAGGAACCGATATAGACATATTTGTTATTGATGACCCCATAGGGAAATATCGTTTCGATCCATTGGCCTTTAGATGGTGGCGACGTCAGCGGAAACAGCTGAAATACTTCTTAAGACGTGGACGAAAAAGAGAGAAGGTTGCTGAAGATATCAGAGTCCTTCTGACTTGCAGATCGGATCTTATAGATGACGATTCGTCATTATTCTTTAAAGATTATACAATGATCAATATTGATGAAGATTCATTAGCCCTGACAAATGACGAGAAAGAGAACATTTTGAAGTCTCATATCAGTGTATCAGACTTGGGTGAGAACGATATCAAACTTATTTCAGAATCAACTAAAGCATTTCCAACAATATGCCAGACTGTTGGatgcaatgaaaattttcaggCTAACATAAACACATTTTTTCAAAATCCCTCCGAATTGATCAGAAAAGAAGTCCTACATTTGAAAGAAAATGCTAAAGAAAAATATCTGGCGCTGTTTTTGATTGTGATATTCAATAACTCGTTTGTGCAAGATGATTTTTTGTTAGATTGCCAAGAGAATGTTGTTAATGATGATgaaaatgatgatgatgacaatGGAAGATTGGCTGACATTAACAAAGGAATACTTACTGATATGATGACAAAATTTGGGTTTTCGGAGACAACCTCTGCTCGGTCTATTCTAAGTAGTATGGAGACTTTGAACGGACCATTTCTAAAGAATATAGACGGTACTTTTCAGTTCCAAAATAGTTTGTTGTTTCAAACATGTGTTCACCTATTCTGTACAGAGGTTTACGATATATTCTTAGAATATTGTGACAGTTCATTTTTTCGGAAATATGTCAAGACCGATCTTCAAAACAAAGGAAATTTGTTTGTGGATATATATCTAGAGGACAACTTCATTGGCGGATTTGTAAAGAGAATAGCAAGTGACATTTATGATGGAACATTTTTGGATGTATTCTTGTGCCCTTGGACAAATGATGAAAGAGTGATAATGGCAATGGAGAAAATTTTGATTACCAAAACCACAAAGGATATTATGGAGTTGACTGTGAATCAAGCACTGTCAAAAGAGGATTCAGGACTGAAACCTTATAGCAAAAAGGAACGAATTGTGCTGAGGGGATTTTCAAAACTTGATTTCATAATATATGGAGACAAAATATCGCCGATAGTTCTGTCATTGATTTTCAATCATAACAGAATATTTTCTGCTATGTTTGATAAACTGAAACTCGATCAAATCTCTAGTAGCTGTCTAAAAAAGGAACCACTTTTAAGTGCTGCTTGTGCTAATGGTAACAAACATTTAGTGGGGAAAATATTGGAATTTTATGGAAAAGCCTTGCCAAATGTTATGTGGAATGACAACGAAAAGATTCACGCCTTTCATATAGCTGCTAATTTCCACCACGTTGATGTTATGGAAATGTTTCTAGCCAAGAAGCAAGACGTAAATATCACAACAACTCTGAACGAATCTCCATTGTTTCTAGCCCTCTCTGTTGAAATGTGGTATGTAAAAACCTCGAAGCAAACCGACGAGGAAAGAAAGCAGGACGGGTTGTTGGAAACTCTCAGTCTTCTTATTAAGAATGGGGCAAATGTTAACACTCACTCAGAAAACAGAGAACATCCTTTGACTTTGGCTTGTAGCAAAGTGAATATCAAAGCCACGCAATTGTTACTTGAACATGGAGCAGACGTTAACAAAGTAGGTATCTCTAAAATTGGCGGATTACACTTTGCTGCGATGCATGGACATGCTGACCTCGTTAATTTATTGTTAGAAAAAGGAGCAGATATCAACTTACGTACGTCAAAAAACCAAACTGCCTTATATTTCGCAGCAAGGAAAGGTCATCCTGCTATTGTCGAGATTCTTCTTTCCAGAGGAGCAGATAAAGAACTGAAAACTCATACATGGAATTCACCATTCTTTGTGGCTTGTAGATATGGTCACGAAAAAGTAGTAAACcttcttttgaaatttttctcAGAAGACGTAAAGAAATCAGATAGAGATGAATGTCCTCCTTTACACGCAGCGATTGAATCTGGTAAGGTTGAAATCGTAAATTTGCTTCTCGAAAATGGCGCTAAGGCAAACGCCAGAGAGGAAAGGTCTATGAAAAGTCCGCTCTATTTGGCAGCTGGTTTAGGAAAATTGAGCATTGTCAAATTGTTGTTACAGAAAGGAGTGTCTATAGACATTCAAACAAAGGATGGGTGTACACCACTTATCAAGACATGTAAAAATGGATTTTGTTTAGTTGCACAATGTTTGCTTGCAAACGGAGCAAACGTGGATATTTGTGATAAACGCAAATGGACTCCACTGTTGTATGCTTCAAAATATGGTCATTTGGACATTGTTAAACTCTTGCTAGAAAGTAAAGCAGATATGAGTTTGAGTACCGGAAATGGAGAAGATCCGTTGTACATCGCGTCTTCTTGGGGGCATGAAGAAATAGTGAAAGAACTTCTAAAGCGGAAAGCAAATGGCAATACCTTGAGCACGGGTCTAAGAACACCACTCTCTGTGGCTGTGAAGAAAGGTCATAAAAAGGTGTTGGAAGTCCTTCTTCTCAATGGTGCTAACGTGAATCAACGAGTAGACCACAATGATACTTCCCTTATCATTGCAGCAAGAGAAAACTTGCTTGACATTGTAAACATACTGCTGAAAAACGGTGCTGATATTACATTGAGTGATTGTGAAATGGAAAATGCATTGCACAATGCATGCCAAACAGCCAGCAACGATGTTATTGAGACACTGTTAGATGCTGGACTCGATATAAACGGCCCTCAATGTGAGGGATATTCTGCTTTACATTTGGCATTGATGAACCACAACAGACAAGCGGCTTTGTGTCTATTAGAGCATAATTCAGATGTTAATATGATATCTAATGGGAAAACCCCAATTTCCCTTGCTTGTGAAACTGGATATTATGATGTAGTAGAAGCacttttgaataaaaatgttgaaGTTAATCCAGAAAATGATAGTAGACCGTTGACACCCGATCCCCTGAGCATAGCAGCTGGGAATGGCTCTCTACAAATAGCACAAACTTTAATTCGATCCAAAGCCATTGTCAACTCTCGAAATTCTGAAGGCGAAACTCCGTTATTTCAAGCCACTAAACAAGGACATTGCAGGTTGATGAAATTGCTCATTGATAACGAAGCTCGTGTTAATATCCAAGATAAATATGGAAAAACATGCCTACATCTGAGTGTGTGCAAACATAAAAGTGATGATATGGTATTGCTCTTATTGAAGAACAACGCAGCTGTGAATGTGTGCACCAAAGACGGAATCACCGCTCTGATGATGGCTATCGCGGGAAAACAAGGAGTGTCCGAGAAACGGATCCGTTCTATCATTGAACACGGCGCAAATGTTAATGCACAGGATACATTTGGAAAAACTGCACTTCACCGAGCAGCAGAGTTGGGTTTGGGATCTGTCATAGAAACACTGTTAAATAATGACGCCaatgttaatacatgtaatcaagATGGCGAAAGTGCTCTATTCATTGCGACTAAGAGCGGACATGCAAATGTTGTTCAGTTACTTCTACAGAACAATGCagaagtcaaagtactttcaaATTCCGGTGAAAGTCCATTCGATATCGCCAATCGAATGGAATTTCACAACATTTCCAAACTTCTACAGGAATCTGCAGCTATCAAAGCAGATAGAGGTGATTCCCCAAAGTTAGATTCGAAAGAAGATTCTATAACTTCTAAGGAGCGGAAACTGGTATTGGTCAAATGTAACCCTTTGGGACCTGCTCTGCCAAGAAAACGAAGTCCCTATAAGATACCAGTTCGACGATAA